CGCCGCGGCGGGCCTCCTGGGCGACGTAGGCGACGAGGTCGTCCGGCTCGACCTCCCAGGCGTAGTTGCGGATGTAGCGGCGGGTGCGGGCGATGTGCCGGCCCGCCCGGACGATCTTCGGGAGGTCCTCGCGGTCGTCGATCCAGCGGGTGTCGGACGGTGAGCCCGCGTCGCGGATGAGCAGCGTGCCCGCGTCCCGGTCGGTCAGCGCCTGCTTCTCGGCCACGTCCTCGGGGACGGCGCCGTGCTGGTCGAGGCCGACGTGGCAGTGCGCGTCGACCAGGCCGGGCAGCGCCCAGCCCTCGACGGTGCGGACGTCGGCGGCGCCGGCGGGCCGGTCGTAGGAGACCCGGCCGTCGATCACCCACACCTCGTCGCGGACCTCGTCCGGTCCGACGAGCACCCGACCCTTGACGTGCAGCACCGCGCGATCGCTCATGCCCGCACCCTAAACCGGGCCCCGGGGGTGTCCGGAAGGCCGGTCGTCGCCACCGTTCCGCGCTGCGGCCCGGGCCCGCAGTTCGGTCGCGTACCCGGCCGCGACGGCGCTCCCCGCGGCGGTCAGGGCGAGGACGGCGGTGCCCGGGTTGACGTAGCCGGGGACGTCGTCGGAGGCGTATCCGTCGCCGTCGGCGGTCTCGCAGCGGAAGCCGAGGGGCAGCCAGGAGACCGAGTAGTCGACGATGCGCGCCGACAGCTCCGGGTGTTCGCCCGTGCGGCAGGGCCGCAGTGGTGCGGAGCCGGTGCCGCCGTCCTCCGCCTCCATGACCGCGAAGGCCACACACAGCGCGCCCCAGGCGTACAGCAGGACCGCCCCGGCGGCGGCGCACCCGGCGAGCACCCGGAACGGCGCACCGGCGGCCGGGGACGCGGCGGCCGGTGGCGCGGCGGGCGCCCGGCCCTCACGGCGCGCCCCGTTCCGGGCGGCCCGGCCGAGGACGACGGCTGTGGCCCCCGCGACGAGGAGAAGTATCAAGACAGCGAACACAGAGGGGAGTTCATCAGCCCGCAGGCGCCCACCGCTGTAGCGGAAGCCACAATTCCGGGCGTGGGGGTGTCGCAACGGATGGACTCGGTGGCGAGTGGTGGCAGAGGTCATGGTTACTCTCGACTCGTACGTTCCGTACACCTGCCCGTACCGAAGAGAGCCCGACGTGACCCACCCGCTCCTGGACCTCCCCCCGCTGACCGCCGGTCGCTTCGCCGCGATCGAGGACCGGGTCGCGCGTCTGCTCGGGACCGCGCAGGACGTCGTGGTCATGCAGGGCGAGGCGCTGCTGCCGCTGGAGGGCGCGATCCGTGCCGCCGCGGGGCCGGGCACCGTCGCGCTCAACATCGTCACCGGGCCGTACGGGCAGACCTTCGGGAACTGGCTGCGGGACTGCGGCGCGACCGTGCACGACCTCGCCGTGCCGTTCCACACGGCCGTCTCCGCCGAGCAGGTCCGCGGGGCCTTCGCGGAGCACCCGGAGATCGACTTCGTGTCGCTGGTGCACGCCGAGGCGGCGACCGGCAACACCAACCCGGTCGCGGAGATCGGCGAGGCCGTCCGGGCGCAGGGCGCGCTGTTCTACCTGGACGCCGTGGCCTCCGTGGGCGCCGAGCCGGTGCTGCCGGACGCATGGGGCGTGGACCTGTGCGTGATCGGCGCGCAGAAGGCGATGGGCGGTCCGGCCGGAGTCTCGGCGGTGTCGGTCAGCGAGCGGGCGTGGGCGCGCATGGCGGCGAACCCGGCGGCACCGCGCCGGTCGTACCTCTCGCTGCTGGACTGGAAGGAGCGCTGGATCGACGGCGGCCGCAGGGCGCTGCTGCACGCGCCGGCCCAGCTGGAGATGCTCGCGCTGGAGGCCTGCGTGGAGCGCATCGAGGCGGAGGGCCCCGAGACGGTGATGGCGCGGCACGCGGCGGCCGCGGCGGCCACCCGGGCCGGCGCCCTCGCGCTGGGCGGCCTGGAGCCGTACGTGTACGAGGCGAAGGAGGCGGCGCCGGTCGCCACGACCCTGCGGACGCCGTCGGACGTCGACGCGTCCGCCCTGGTGGCCCGGGCCCTGGCGGCCGACCCCGCGCTGCCGCTGGCCGCGGGCGGGGGCGCGCTGGCCGGCGAGATGGTCCGGGTCAACCACTACGGTCCGGACGCGACGCTCATGGCCGTACAGGGCTGTCTGACGGCACTGGGTGCCGCGCTGACGGAGACGGGGCGGAAGGCCGATCCGGAGGGCGCCCGGCGGGCCGCCGGGGACGCCTGGGAGCGGCCGGTCCGGGCCGGCCTTTCCGGAGCATGAATTCAAGGGAATTCCCTTATCCCGCACTTACACAATAGAGGAATTCCCGTCCAGCACAGGATCCCGTATTCTTCTGCCCGCTTTCTCTTGACCTAAACACAAAGATTCCGCGAACGCGGAGCCACACATTTCGGACACGTCGCGCATGGGTTACGAGATTGTGACCCGATACACATGCTGTCCGCTTCGCGACGTTTGCCCGGGTCAAATTATGACAAGTTGCCGTCCGCTCGCGCGGAGGTACGCGCCCGCGTGATAACACACGAGGCAGCGATCCGTAACCCCATCCGGCGATGCAATTTCGAAATTCCCTCGGTAAATTCAATTTGCATGACTGCCGCGCAAGCAGACCTGCAAATCGATCGTCCGAGAGTGGCCGACGGCGCCGCCCTGTGGCGGATAGCCAAGGATTCCAAGACCCTCGACCTGAACTCGTCGTACAGCTACCTGCTCTGGTGCCGGGACTTCGCCGCCACCTCGGCCGTTGCTCGCGACGGGCACGGGGTGCCGGTCGGCTTCGTCACCGGCTACATCCGGCCCGACCGGCCGGACACGCTGCTGGTGTGGCAGGTGGCCGTGGACGAGGCGTACCGTGGACGCAGGCTCGCGGCTTCACTGCTCGACGGGCTGGTCGCCCGCACTGTCGCGGAGTGCGCGACGACGACCTTGGAGACCACCATCTCCCCCGACAACACCGCGTCCCAGCGGTTGTTCACCTCGTTCGCCGAGCGGCACGGTGCCCGGCTCGATCGCGAGGTGCTGTTCGACACGGACCTCTTCCCGGACGGGCCGCACGAGCCCGAGGTCCTGTACCGCATCGGTCCCCTGACCGCAGCCGGCTGACCCGCCGGACGCCCGGACGGCCTGGCACCCCCGACCGTCCGGCCCCCCAGACTTCCCGCCGGGACCACACCGGTTCCCGCCGGATTCGTACGACCTTCCTCTCCCACCCTCACCCCACGAGGAGCGATTCGTCGTGACCATCACCCAGCCCGACCTCAGCGTCTTCGAGACCGTCGAGTCCGAGGTGCGTAGCTACTGCCGCGGCTGGCCCACCGTGTTCGACCGTGCCGTGGGCAGCCGCATGTACGACGAGGACGGCCACGAGTACCTCGACTTCTTCGCCGGAGCAGGCTCCCTCAACTACGGGCACAACAACGCGGTCCTGAAACGCGCGCTGATCGACTACCTGGAGCGAGACGGCGTCACGCACGGTCTCGACATGTCGACTACCGCGAAGCGCCGCTTCCTGGAGACGTTCCAGGACATCATCCTGCGCAAGCGTGACCTGCCGTACAAGGTCATGTTCCCGGGCCCGACGGGCACCAACGCCGTGGAGTCCGCGCTCAAGCTGGCGCGCAAGGTGAAGGGGCGCGAGTCGATCGTGTCGTTCACCAACGCCTTCCACGGCATGTCGCTGGGCTCGCTGGCCGTGACCGGCAACGCCTTCAAGCGGGCCGGCGCCGGCATCCCGCTGGTGCACGGCACGCCGATGCCGTTCGACAACTACTTCGACGGCACCGTCGAGGACTTCCTGTGGTTCGAGCGACTGCTCGAGGACCAGGGCTCCGGCCTGAACAAGCCGGCCGCCGTGATCGTCGAGACGGTGCAGGGCGAGGGCGGCATCAACGTCGCCCGGACCGAGTGGCTGCGCGCCTTGTCGGAATTGTGCGCACGCCAGGACATGCTTCTCATCGTGGACGACATCCAGATGGGCTGCGGCCGGACCGGCGCCTTCTTCTCCTTCGAGGAGGCGGGCATCACGCCGGACATCGTGACCGTGTCCAAGTCGATCAGCGGCTACGGCCTGCCGATGTCGCTGTGCCTGTTCAAGCCGGAGCTGGACGTCTGGGAGCCGGGCGAGCACAACGGCA
The Streptomyces sp. NBC_01723 genome window above contains:
- a CDS encoding pyridoxal-phosphate-dependent aminotransferase family protein yields the protein MTHPLLDLPPLTAGRFAAIEDRVARLLGTAQDVVVMQGEALLPLEGAIRAAAGPGTVALNIVTGPYGQTFGNWLRDCGATVHDLAVPFHTAVSAEQVRGAFAEHPEIDFVSLVHAEAATGNTNPVAEIGEAVRAQGALFYLDAVASVGAEPVLPDAWGVDLCVIGAQKAMGGPAGVSAVSVSERAWARMAANPAAPRRSYLSLLDWKERWIDGGRRALLHAPAQLEMLALEACVERIEAEGPETVMARHAAAAAATRAGALALGGLEPYVYEAKEAAPVATTLRTPSDVDASALVARALAADPALPLAAGGGALAGEMVRVNHYGPDATLMAVQGCLTALGAALTETGRKADPEGARRAAGDAWERPVRAGLSGA
- the ectA gene encoding diaminobutyrate acetyltransferase, coding for MTAAQADLQIDRPRVADGAALWRIAKDSKTLDLNSSYSYLLWCRDFAATSAVARDGHGVPVGFVTGYIRPDRPDTLLVWQVAVDEAYRGRRLAASLLDGLVARTVAECATTTLETTISPDNTASQRLFTSFAERHGARLDREVLFDTDLFPDGPHEPEVLYRIGPLTAAG
- the ectB gene encoding diaminobutyrate--2-oxoglutarate transaminase, whose product is MTITQPDLSVFETVESEVRSYCRGWPTVFDRAVGSRMYDEDGHEYLDFFAGAGSLNYGHNNAVLKRALIDYLERDGVTHGLDMSTTAKRRFLETFQDIILRKRDLPYKVMFPGPTGTNAVESALKLARKVKGRESIVSFTNAFHGMSLGSLAVTGNAFKRAGAGIPLVHGTPMPFDNYFDGTVEDFLWFERLLEDQGSGLNKPAAVIVETVQGEGGINVARTEWLRALSELCARQDMLLIVDDIQMGCGRTGAFFSFEEAGITPDIVTVSKSISGYGLPMSLCLFKPELDVWEPGEHNGTFRGNNPAFVTATATLETYWADGSAMEKQTRTRGEQVEQHMIAITEENLADVKEYRGRGLVWGLEFHDKDRAGKVAKRAFELGLLIETSGPESEVVKLLPALTITPEELDEGMKTLARAVRETA